From a single bacterium genomic region:
- the gndA gene encoding NADP-dependent phosphogluconate dehydrogenase has translation MKGEIGLIGLGVIGQNLALNIARKKHIVSVFNRTTARTEEFVKERVKDEGIIPCYDLKSFADSLEKPRKIILLIKAGNPVDEMINSLLPYLEPGDLLIDGGNSHYLDTSRRIRELRERGILYLGMGISGGEYGALYGPSLMPGGEYEGYELVEKILLEIAAKTEDGACCTYVGRDSAGHFVKMVHNGIEYAFMQAIAEVYDVMRKVLNMPSEEIGDIFAEWNEGELASFLIEITAKILKVKDEETGKPIVEVILDKAEQKGTGKWTAQSALELGVPTPSLNLAVVARTISYFKDLRTKLSQRYAETPPNLSIEKAQTIENLRKSLLFSIFMSFSQGLWLISTASEVYDYGINLSEILRIWKGGCIIRAKLLNFLREIINENPENVNLLDSEKSVSFVSDKTEAIKSITKLAGDFNIPTPVLNSSLDYFLSIREEELPANLIQAQRDYFGAHTFERKDKEGTFHIEWEKF, from the coding sequence ATGAAAGGAGAAATCGGCTTAATCGGTTTGGGCGTAATAGGGCAGAACCTCGCCCTGAATATAGCGAGGAAAAAGCATATAGTCTCTGTTTTCAATAGAACCACCGCGCGAACGGAGGAGTTCGTTAAGGAAAGGGTGAAGGATGAAGGGATTATCCCTTGTTATGACTTGAAAAGCTTTGCCGATTCCTTGGAGAAGCCGAGGAAGATTATCCTTTTGATAAAGGCGGGAAATCCCGTTGACGAGATGATTAATTCCCTTTTACCCTATCTGGAGCCTGGCGATTTGCTCATAGACGGTGGAAATTCCCACTACTTGGATACTTCAAGGAGGATTAGGGAATTGAGGGAGAGAGGCATTCTTTATTTGGGAATGGGGATATCGGGAGGGGAATATGGAGCGCTCTACGGACCATCTTTAATGCCCGGAGGGGAATATGAGGGATATGAGTTGGTTGAGAAAATCCTTTTGGAGATAGCCGCCAAAACCGAGGACGGAGCTTGTTGCACTTATGTGGGGAGGGATTCCGCTGGTCATTTCGTGAAGATGGTGCATAACGGCATTGAATATGCCTTTATGCAGGCGATAGCGGAGGTATACGATGTTATGAGGAAGGTCCTCAATATGCCCTCCGAGGAGATAGGAGATATTTTCGCGGAATGGAACGAGGGGGAATTGGCGTCCTTCCTAATAGAGATAACGGCAAAAATCTTGAAAGTTAAGGATGAGGAAACGGGAAAGCCGATTGTGGAAGTGATTTTGGATAAAGCGGAGCAGAAGGGGACGGGTAAATGGACAGCCCAGTCCGCGCTGGAGCTGGGCGTCCCCACTCCCTCCCTGAACCTCGCCGTTGTTGCGAGAACCATTTCCTATTTCAAGGATTTAAGAACGAAACTCTCTCAAAGATATGCGGAAACGCCTCCCAATCTCTCCATAGAGAAAGCTCAAACGATAGAAAATCTGAGAAAATCCCTTCTTTTCTCAATATTTATGTCGTTTTCTCAGGGTCTTTGGCTTATAAGCACTGCGAGCGAGGTCTATGACTATGGGATTAATCTCTCAGAGATATTGCGGATATGGAAGGGCGGATGCATAATCCGAGCTAAGCTCCTGAATTTTCTCCGGGAAATCATCAATGAGAACCCCGAGAATGTCAATCTTTTGGATAGCGAAAAGTCTGTTTCTTTTGTCTCCGATAAAACTGAGGCAATAAAATCCATCACGAAACTCGCCGGGGACTTCAACATTCCCACGCCCGTTTTGAACTCCTCTTTGGATTACTTCCTAAGCATTAGGGAAGAGGAGCTTCCCGCGAATCTAATCCAAGCTCAAAGGGACTATTTCGGCGCCCACACATTTGAAAGGAAGGATAAAGAAGGAACTTTTCATATAGAATGGGAAAAATTTTGA
- a CDS encoding SDR family oxidoreductase: MSYLEELFSLKDKVAVFTGGAGVLAGAIAKGLGKAGARIALTDIAPLEERVKELREEGMEAEGYYMDALDKKCVEEVARKIKDRFGKVDILLNAAGGNMPDATVSKEVSFFDIDAEALKRVVHLNLFGGAIIPSQVFGRMMLENEDGGVIINFSSMSAFRPLTRVVGYSAAKAAVSNFTQWLAVYMAQEFSPKIRVNAIAPGFLLTKQNRYLLLDEKGNLTPRGQAVIAHTPMRRFGEPEELIGTVIWLCSPASSFVTGAVIPIDGGFNAFAGV; this comes from the coding sequence ATGAGCTATCTTGAGGAACTTTTCTCTTTAAAGGATAAGGTCGCCGTCTTCACGGGAGGAGCGGGAGTTTTAGCGGGGGCAATCGCAAAGGGATTGGGAAAGGCGGGAGCGAGAATAGCCCTCACCGATATCGCTCCCCTTGAGGAAAGGGTTAAGGAATTGAGGGAGGAGGGGATGGAAGCGGAGGGCTATTATATGGATGCCCTTGATAAGAAATGCGTTGAGGAAGTAGCGAGGAAAATAAAGGATAGATTCGGCAAGGTTGATATCCTCCTCAACGCAGCTGGTGGGAATATGCCCGATGCGACAGTCTCCAAGGAGGTTTCCTTCTTTGATATTGATGCTGAGGCGCTGAAGAGGGTCGTTCATCTCAATCTCTTTGGCGGGGCGATAATCCCCAGCCAAGTTTTCGGAAGAATGATGCTGGAGAACGAGGATGGAGGAGTTATAATAAACTTCTCTTCTATGTCCGCTTTTAGACCCTTGACGAGGGTAGTCGGATACTCCGCTGCGAAAGCGGCGGTGAGCAATTTCACTCAATGGCTTGCGGTATACATGGCGCAGGAATTCTCTCCTAAAATCAGGGTAAACGCAATCGCTCCCGGCTTCCTATTGACGAAGCAGAATAGATATCTTCTTTTAGATGAAAAAGGAAATTTGACGCCGAGGGGACAAGCGGTCATCGCCCATACTCCGATGAGGAGATTCGGTGAGCCTGAGGAGCTGATAGGAACCGTTATTTGGTTATGCTCTCCCGCAAGTTCCTTCGTTACGGGAGCGGTTATTCCAATTGATGGTGGATTTAATGCTTTTGCTGGTGTATAA
- a CDS encoding BMC domain-containing protein: MEERRRGTLRIKFIKSPTPNTIALLAQRVSPERRERIKGVWDAVGLVQGHLADIFAAADIAEKSANVVVEEIRGVCPQHMTMIAIFGDTASVETALRAIIDRIEEEGL; the protein is encoded by the coding sequence ATGGAAGAAAGACGGAGAGGAACATTAAGGATTAAGTTTATTAAATCCCCTACACCCAATACCATTGCCCTTCTCGCCCAGAGGGTAAGCCCGGAGCGGAGGGAGAGGATAAAGGGCGTTTGGGACGCTGTCGGATTGGTTCAGGGACATTTAGCGGACATATTCGCAGCCGCTGATATAGCGGAAAAGTCGGCGAATGTGGTTGTTGAGGAGATAAGGGGAGTTTGTCCTCAGCATATGACGATGATAGCCATCTTCGGCGACACCGCCTCAGTTGAAACCGCTCTAAGAGCGATAATAGATAGAATAGAAGAGGAAGGGTTATAG
- a CDS encoding glycoside hydrolase family 127 protein, with translation MQSYSVPTPPTEGENPFYIGNRPPLLPNPLIKLPLGSIEPRGWLRHQLLLMADGLCGHLMEISPWCKFEGSAWASPNGEGERGWEELPYWLKGFIDLGYILKDERIINEARRWVEAVLSSQEEDGYFGPRDNKRNNDLWPNMIMLYVLRSFYEGTGDKRVLPFMERYFRWQLNQPPENLLPGSWQKWRGGDNLDSIYWLYNRTGEKWLLDLAKIIHERTADWTNGIPTWHGVNICQGFREPAQFYQQAKDPRYLEATERNYRTVMDIYGQVPGGMFGADENCRPGYTDPRQAAETCSMVEFMFSDEILLSITGNPVYADRCEEIAFNSLPPAFTPDLKALHYLTAPNMIQLDSKDHSPLIQNGGEMLSYNPYSYRCCQHNHSHGWPYFSEHLWMATRDRGIAATLYAPCKLRAKVGDGKEIEVIEETDYPFDERIKFTFLTRGEVYFPLYLRIPGWCNAPRLLLNGKELKVEAKPLSYIVIKKNWSNGDVLELTLPMEIRVRVWEKNHNAVSVDRGPLTYSLRIEEKWVRYGGTDEWPAYEVYPTTPWNYALLVDLNNPENSFKVVKREGSLPYQPFSLEGAPIEIIAKGRILPEWKEENGMVGLLPDSPVKSEMPLEEIRLIPMGCARLRISAFPRLEK, from the coding sequence ATGCAGTCCTATTCCGTCCCCACACCTCCCACTGAGGGAGAGAATCCCTTCTATATCGGCAATAGACCCCCTCTTCTTCCTAACCCCCTCATCAAGCTTCCCCTCGGTTCAATTGAGCCAAGAGGTTGGTTGAGGCATCAGCTTCTGTTGATGGCTGATGGGCTCTGCGGTCATCTTATGGAGATAAGCCCTTGGTGTAAATTTGAAGGAAGCGCTTGGGCGAGCCCAAATGGGGAAGGGGAAAGAGGTTGGGAGGAACTCCCTTATTGGCTTAAGGGCTTCATAGACCTCGGCTACATCCTCAAGGACGAGAGAATAATCAATGAAGCAAGAAGATGGGTTGAGGCTGTCCTCTCAAGCCAGGAGGAGGATGGTTATTTCGGTCCAAGAGATAATAAGAGAAACAACGATTTGTGGCCCAATATGATTATGCTCTATGTCCTCCGCTCTTTCTATGAGGGCACGGGTGATAAGAGGGTGCTTCCCTTTATGGAGAGATATTTCCGCTGGCAGTTGAACCAGCCTCCCGAGAACCTCCTTCCGGGAAGCTGGCAGAAGTGGAGAGGCGGGGATAATCTTGACAGCATTTATTGGCTATATAACCGCACGGGAGAGAAATGGCTTTTGGATTTGGCGAAGATAATCCACGAGAGGACCGCGGATTGGACGAACGGAATCCCCACTTGGCATGGTGTGAACATTTGTCAAGGATTTAGGGAGCCTGCCCAGTTCTATCAGCAGGCAAAAGACCCACGCTATCTTGAGGCAACGGAGCGAAACTACAGAACCGTTATGGATATCTATGGTCAAGTTCCGGGCGGTATGTTCGGGGCAGATGAGAATTGCCGACCGGGCTACACCGACCCAAGACAAGCAGCTGAGACCTGCTCAATGGTTGAATTTATGTTTTCCGATGAGATTCTCCTATCAATAACGGGAAATCCCGTCTATGCCGACCGCTGTGAGGAAATCGCCTTCAATTCCCTTCCCCCTGCATTCACTCCCGATTTGAAAGCACTCCACTACCTCACCGCCCCAAATATGATTCAACTTGACAGCAAGGACCACTCTCCACTTATCCAAAACGGCGGGGAAATGCTCTCCTATAATCCCTACAGCTACCGCTGCTGTCAACATAATCACTCCCACGGCTGGCCATACTTCTCCGAACATCTTTGGATGGCTACGAGGGATAGAGGGATAGCCGCTACGCTTTACGCTCCCTGTAAACTGAGGGCGAAGGTAGGCGATGGGAAGGAGATAGAGGTGATAGAGGAAACGGATTATCCCTTTGACGAGAGGATAAAATTCACTTTCCTTACGAGAGGGGAAGTGTATTTCCCCTTGTATTTGAGGATTCCCGGTTGGTGTAATGCTCCAAGGCTCCTCCTAAATGGAAAGGAATTGAAAGTTGAAGCTAAGCCCCTTTCCTATATAGTGATTAAGAAGAACTGGAGCAATGGGGATGTGCTTGAGCTAACTTTGCCTATGGAGATAAGGGTAAGGGTTTGGGAGAAGAATCATAATGCTGTATCGGTAGATAGAGGACCGCTCACCTATTCACTGAGGATAGAGGAGAAGTGGGTGCGTTATGGAGGAACGGATGAATGGCCCGCCTATGAGGTTTATCCCACAACTCCCTGGAACTACGCCCTGCTCGTTGACCTCAATAATCCGGAGAATTCGTTCAAGGTGGTTAAAAGAGAGGGGTCTTTGCCATATCAGCCCTTTAGCTTGGAGGGCGCTCCCATAGAGATTATAGCGAAGGGAAGGATTTTGCCGGAATGGAAGGAGGAGAACGGGATGGTGGGCTTGCTTCCCGATAGTCCGGTGAAATCGGAGATGCCATTGGAGGAGATAAGGCTCATACCGATGGGCTGCGCCCGCCTCCGCATATCGGCTTTCCCGAGATTGGAGAAATAA